Proteins encoded by one window of Mercenaria mercenaria strain notata chromosome 4, MADL_Memer_1, whole genome shotgun sequence:
- the LOC123551468 gene encoding major facilitator superfamily domain-containing protein 9-like isoform X1: MAAPTDKISANKMFSKRRLFNDPAFPIYISGFLYISCPEYFSATTGWKLDILHGKLTIKRTCAYYHRVMDLFGVSMILPLIATHARDLGASPTVVGVLGSTYGAIQLFTSPLVGQWSDVAGRRFTILVCLVMSACGYMMFAFATTVVLMFVARLPLGIFKHSQNIGKSYLADITTKNDQTAKIGHFNAASSIGFVLGPPVGGHIAELKGGFYLVSLLTGAVFLLNFVLIWLTVPETTSRKEKMRRNYSSADSLRQMQSDELNFSSKGFMQAVTEIDWHDLWDLYLIKFLLGASVIVFRSNFSLMLQEKYHTTPAENGYIISVNGIVSAFVGFLTGYIADYYNNNAKLLLHLSILQVFVLLCLSLTTPLWIFVISLLPLGFVTTISRVSGTSLTFERGSKEEVGILMGFQQTCMSVARMLGPVVAGIAQEATSSGPGIVGAVLALTAVLIMIIRPQDPMKRSFKVKKHI, translated from the exons tacatttcttgtccggagtatttctcagcaaccactggttggaagtTGGACATACTTCATGGGAAGCTTACTATCAAGAGGACATGTGCATATTATCATCGTGTTATG GACTTGTTTGGAGTGAGTATGATTCTCCCGCTGATAGCGACTCATGCACGGGACCTGGGTGCTTCACCTACAGTTGTAGGGGTTCTTG GTTCAACTTATGGAGCCATACAGCTGTTCACAAGTCCATTAGTG GGTCAGTGGAGTGATGTAGCTGGGCGACGTTTTACTATACTTGTGTGTTTGGTCATGTCAGCTTGTGGGTACATGATGTTTGCCTTTGCTACAACAGTTGTTCTCATGTTTGTTGCAAGGCTTCCACTAG gtATTTTCAAACATAGTCAGAATATAGGCAAGTCATACCTTGCAGATATAACTACAAAGAATGATCAGACTGCTAAGATAGGTCATTTCAATGCGGCTTCCAGTATTGGATTTGTGCTTGGTCCACCTGTTGGAGGACATATTGCCGAGCTCAAAGGTGGATTCTATCTAGTTTCACTGCTTACTGGTGCTGTATTCCTTTTGAACTTTG ttttgatatGGCTCACAGTACCAGAAACAACATCAAGGAAGGAAAAGATGAGAAGAAACTATTCCTCGGCAGATTCCTTAAGACAGATGCAGTCGGATGAGCTCAATTTCAGCAGTAAAGGCTTTATGCAAGCAGTTACAGAAATTGATTGGCATGATTTATGGGACCTCTACCTTATCAAATTTTTACTTGGAGCTTCTGTGATTGTTTTTAGAAGTAATTTCTCATTAATGCTTCAAGAGAAATACCATACAACTCCTGCAGAAAATGGATATATCATTTCAGTGAATGGAATAGTTTCAGCATTTGTAGGTTTTTTAACAGGATATATAGCAGATTATTACAATAATAATGCAAAGTTACTTCTACATTTATCTATTCTTCAAGTGTTTGTCCTGTTATGTCTTTCACTAACCACACCATTATGGATATTTGTTATAAGTTTGTTACCACTTGGGTTTGTAACAACTATATCCCGAGTTTCTGGGACTAGTTTGACGTTTGAAAGGGGAAGCAAGGAAGAAGTAGGTATTCTTATGGGTTTTCAGCAGACTTGTATGTCAGTTGCCAGGATGTTAGGACCAGTGGTTGCTGGGATAGCACAGGAAGCGACATCATCTGGACCAGGAATTGTGGGAGCTGTACTGGCATTGACTGCAGTATTAATAATGATTATCAGACCACAGGATCCAATGAAAAGATCATTTAAAGTAAAGAAGCACatttaa
- the LOC123551468 gene encoding major facilitator superfamily domain-containing protein 9-like isoform X2 — translation MAAPTDKISANKMFSKRRLFNDPAFPIYISGFLDLFGVSMILPLIATHARDLGASPTVVGVLGSTYGAIQLFTSPLVGQWSDVAGRRFTILVCLVMSACGYMMFAFATTVVLMFVARLPLGIFKHSQNIGKSYLADITTKNDQTAKIGHFNAASSIGFVLGPPVGGHIAELKGGFYLVSLLTGAVFLLNFVLIWLTVPETTSRKEKMRRNYSSADSLRQMQSDELNFSSKGFMQAVTEIDWHDLWDLYLIKFLLGASVIVFRSNFSLMLQEKYHTTPAENGYIISVNGIVSAFVGFLTGYIADYYNNNAKLLLHLSILQVFVLLCLSLTTPLWIFVISLLPLGFVTTISRVSGTSLTFERGSKEEVGILMGFQQTCMSVARMLGPVVAGIAQEATSSGPGIVGAVLALTAVLIMIIRPQDPMKRSFKVKKHI, via the exons GACTTGTTTGGAGTGAGTATGATTCTCCCGCTGATAGCGACTCATGCACGGGACCTGGGTGCTTCACCTACAGTTGTAGGGGTTCTTG GTTCAACTTATGGAGCCATACAGCTGTTCACAAGTCCATTAGTG GGTCAGTGGAGTGATGTAGCTGGGCGACGTTTTACTATACTTGTGTGTTTGGTCATGTCAGCTTGTGGGTACATGATGTTTGCCTTTGCTACAACAGTTGTTCTCATGTTTGTTGCAAGGCTTCCACTAG gtATTTTCAAACATAGTCAGAATATAGGCAAGTCATACCTTGCAGATATAACTACAAAGAATGATCAGACTGCTAAGATAGGTCATTTCAATGCGGCTTCCAGTATTGGATTTGTGCTTGGTCCACCTGTTGGAGGACATATTGCCGAGCTCAAAGGTGGATTCTATCTAGTTTCACTGCTTACTGGTGCTGTATTCCTTTTGAACTTTG ttttgatatGGCTCACAGTACCAGAAACAACATCAAGGAAGGAAAAGATGAGAAGAAACTATTCCTCGGCAGATTCCTTAAGACAGATGCAGTCGGATGAGCTCAATTTCAGCAGTAAAGGCTTTATGCAAGCAGTTACAGAAATTGATTGGCATGATTTATGGGACCTCTACCTTATCAAATTTTTACTTGGAGCTTCTGTGATTGTTTTTAGAAGTAATTTCTCATTAATGCTTCAAGAGAAATACCATACAACTCCTGCAGAAAATGGATATATCATTTCAGTGAATGGAATAGTTTCAGCATTTGTAGGTTTTTTAACAGGATATATAGCAGATTATTACAATAATAATGCAAAGTTACTTCTACATTTATCTATTCTTCAAGTGTTTGTCCTGTTATGTCTTTCACTAACCACACCATTATGGATATTTGTTATAAGTTTGTTACCACTTGGGTTTGTAACAACTATATCCCGAGTTTCTGGGACTAGTTTGACGTTTGAAAGGGGAAGCAAGGAAGAAGTAGGTATTCTTATGGGTTTTCAGCAGACTTGTATGTCAGTTGCCAGGATGTTAGGACCAGTGGTTGCTGGGATAGCACAGGAAGCGACATCATCTGGACCAGGAATTGTGGGAGCTGTACTGGCATTGACTGCAGTATTAATAATGATTATCAGACCACAGGATCCAATGAAAAGATCATTTAAAGTAAAGAAGCACatttaa
- the LOC123551468 gene encoding major facilitator superfamily domain-containing protein 9-like isoform X3: MVTVQSRCEDLFGVSMILPLIATHARDLGASPTVVGVLGSTYGAIQLFTSPLVGQWSDVAGRRFTILVCLVMSACGYMMFAFATTVVLMFVARLPLGIFKHSQNIGKSYLADITTKNDQTAKIGHFNAASSIGFVLGPPVGGHIAELKGGFYLVSLLTGAVFLLNFVLIWLTVPETTSRKEKMRRNYSSADSLRQMQSDELNFSSKGFMQAVTEIDWHDLWDLYLIKFLLGASVIVFRSNFSLMLQEKYHTTPAENGYIISVNGIVSAFVGFLTGYIADYYNNNAKLLLHLSILQVFVLLCLSLTTPLWIFVISLLPLGFVTTISRVSGTSLTFERGSKEEVGILMGFQQTCMSVARMLGPVVAGIAQEATSSGPGIVGAVLALTAVLIMIIRPQDPMKRSFKVKKHI; the protein is encoded by the exons GACTTGTTTGGAGTGAGTATGATTCTCCCGCTGATAGCGACTCATGCACGGGACCTGGGTGCTTCACCTACAGTTGTAGGGGTTCTTG GTTCAACTTATGGAGCCATACAGCTGTTCACAAGTCCATTAGTG GGTCAGTGGAGTGATGTAGCTGGGCGACGTTTTACTATACTTGTGTGTTTGGTCATGTCAGCTTGTGGGTACATGATGTTTGCCTTTGCTACAACAGTTGTTCTCATGTTTGTTGCAAGGCTTCCACTAG gtATTTTCAAACATAGTCAGAATATAGGCAAGTCATACCTTGCAGATATAACTACAAAGAATGATCAGACTGCTAAGATAGGTCATTTCAATGCGGCTTCCAGTATTGGATTTGTGCTTGGTCCACCTGTTGGAGGACATATTGCCGAGCTCAAAGGTGGATTCTATCTAGTTTCACTGCTTACTGGTGCTGTATTCCTTTTGAACTTTG ttttgatatGGCTCACAGTACCAGAAACAACATCAAGGAAGGAAAAGATGAGAAGAAACTATTCCTCGGCAGATTCCTTAAGACAGATGCAGTCGGATGAGCTCAATTTCAGCAGTAAAGGCTTTATGCAAGCAGTTACAGAAATTGATTGGCATGATTTATGGGACCTCTACCTTATCAAATTTTTACTTGGAGCTTCTGTGATTGTTTTTAGAAGTAATTTCTCATTAATGCTTCAAGAGAAATACCATACAACTCCTGCAGAAAATGGATATATCATTTCAGTGAATGGAATAGTTTCAGCATTTGTAGGTTTTTTAACAGGATATATAGCAGATTATTACAATAATAATGCAAAGTTACTTCTACATTTATCTATTCTTCAAGTGTTTGTCCTGTTATGTCTTTCACTAACCACACCATTATGGATATTTGTTATAAGTTTGTTACCACTTGGGTTTGTAACAACTATATCCCGAGTTTCTGGGACTAGTTTGACGTTTGAAAGGGGAAGCAAGGAAGAAGTAGGTATTCTTATGGGTTTTCAGCAGACTTGTATGTCAGTTGCCAGGATGTTAGGACCAGTGGTTGCTGGGATAGCACAGGAAGCGACATCATCTGGACCAGGAATTGTGGGAGCTGTACTGGCATTGACTGCAGTATTAATAATGATTATCAGACCACAGGATCCAATGAAAAGATCATTTAAAGTAAAGAAGCACatttaa
- the LOC123551468 gene encoding major facilitator superfamily domain-containing protein 9-like isoform X4 codes for MILPLIATHARDLGASPTVVGVLGSTYGAIQLFTSPLVGQWSDVAGRRFTILVCLVMSACGYMMFAFATTVVLMFVARLPLGIFKHSQNIGKSYLADITTKNDQTAKIGHFNAASSIGFVLGPPVGGHIAELKGGFYLVSLLTGAVFLLNFVLIWLTVPETTSRKEKMRRNYSSADSLRQMQSDELNFSSKGFMQAVTEIDWHDLWDLYLIKFLLGASVIVFRSNFSLMLQEKYHTTPAENGYIISVNGIVSAFVGFLTGYIADYYNNNAKLLLHLSILQVFVLLCLSLTTPLWIFVISLLPLGFVTTISRVSGTSLTFERGSKEEVGILMGFQQTCMSVARMLGPVVAGIAQEATSSGPGIVGAVLALTAVLIMIIRPQDPMKRSFKVKKHI; via the exons ATGATTCTCCCGCTGATAGCGACTCATGCACGGGACCTGGGTGCTTCACCTACAGTTGTAGGGGTTCTTG GTTCAACTTATGGAGCCATACAGCTGTTCACAAGTCCATTAGTG GGTCAGTGGAGTGATGTAGCTGGGCGACGTTTTACTATACTTGTGTGTTTGGTCATGTCAGCTTGTGGGTACATGATGTTTGCCTTTGCTACAACAGTTGTTCTCATGTTTGTTGCAAGGCTTCCACTAG gtATTTTCAAACATAGTCAGAATATAGGCAAGTCATACCTTGCAGATATAACTACAAAGAATGATCAGACTGCTAAGATAGGTCATTTCAATGCGGCTTCCAGTATTGGATTTGTGCTTGGTCCACCTGTTGGAGGACATATTGCCGAGCTCAAAGGTGGATTCTATCTAGTTTCACTGCTTACTGGTGCTGTATTCCTTTTGAACTTTG ttttgatatGGCTCACAGTACCAGAAACAACATCAAGGAAGGAAAAGATGAGAAGAAACTATTCCTCGGCAGATTCCTTAAGACAGATGCAGTCGGATGAGCTCAATTTCAGCAGTAAAGGCTTTATGCAAGCAGTTACAGAAATTGATTGGCATGATTTATGGGACCTCTACCTTATCAAATTTTTACTTGGAGCTTCTGTGATTGTTTTTAGAAGTAATTTCTCATTAATGCTTCAAGAGAAATACCATACAACTCCTGCAGAAAATGGATATATCATTTCAGTGAATGGAATAGTTTCAGCATTTGTAGGTTTTTTAACAGGATATATAGCAGATTATTACAATAATAATGCAAAGTTACTTCTACATTTATCTATTCTTCAAGTGTTTGTCCTGTTATGTCTTTCACTAACCACACCATTATGGATATTTGTTATAAGTTTGTTACCACTTGGGTTTGTAACAACTATATCCCGAGTTTCTGGGACTAGTTTGACGTTTGAAAGGGGAAGCAAGGAAGAAGTAGGTATTCTTATGGGTTTTCAGCAGACTTGTATGTCAGTTGCCAGGATGTTAGGACCAGTGGTTGCTGGGATAGCACAGGAAGCGACATCATCTGGACCAGGAATTGTGGGAGCTGTACTGGCATTGACTGCAGTATTAATAATGATTATCAGACCACAGGATCCAATGAAAAGATCATTTAAAGTAAAGAAGCACatttaa